A region of Porites lutea chromosome 13, jaPorLute2.1, whole genome shotgun sequence DNA encodes the following proteins:
- the LOC140923572 gene encoding uncharacterized protein yields the protein MQFFVATLALITLAVAVRGEQGESDGQAQRDYFQCGGHYCTDGFYCLHGNCYPKRRCGHHGHCLKDQYCDKYQQVCRKGVRRCSYHNQCGYRQICKGGKCKERECFGHRDCPDSDACHYPPGICLAYTAYCHEGYNYCKRGYVCVNRKCVKMECGSDFGCKIGDHCVGGFCKPQKDFCKTDGDCSKDQCCVIKGNGERGGVCKSLRKPGDWCPLKQNLQACPCVSGYVCNVTNNVVWGKCQAVDGGSGSGSGSDDF from the exons ATGCAGTTTTTTGTAGCTACTTTAGCGCTTATCACTTTAGCAGTTGCTGTTCGGGGGGAGCAAGGAGAGAGTGACGGTCAGGCCCAAAGAGACTAT TTTCAATGCGGTGGTCATTACTGCACAGATGGATTCTATTGTCTGCACGGAAACTGCTACCCAAAGAGACGCTGTGGCCACCACGGCCACTGTCTAAAGGATCAGTACTGTGACAAGTATCAACAAGTCTGTAGGAAGGGTGTCCGAAGGTGTTCGTACCATAACCAGTGTGGATATAGACAAATTTGCAAGGGTGGGAAGTGTAAGGAGCGAGAGTGTTTCGGGCACAGAGACTGCCCTGACAGTGATGCCTGTCACTACCCCCCAGGGATCTGTCTGGCGTACACAGCTTACTGTCATGAGGGATACAACTACTGCAAGAGAGGATATGTTTGTGTCAACA GAAAATGCGTAAAGATGGAATGCGGTAGTGATTTTGGGTGCAAGATTGGCGATCATTGCGTCGGTGGGTTTTGCAAACCACAGAAAGACTTCTGTAAGACTGATGGTGACTGTTCCAAGGATCAATGCTGTGTTATTAAAGGAAACGGCGAGAGGGGAGGAGTTTGTAAGAGTCTGCGCAAACCGGGAGACTGGTGCCCACTTAAG CAAAATTTACAAGCCTGTCCTTGCGTCTCCGGCTATGTATGCAACGTTACAAATAATGTTGTATGGGGTAAATGCCAGGCCGTGGACGGGGGATCTGGGTCCGGGTCAGGATCTGACGATTTCTGA